The following are encoded together in the Gammaproteobacteria bacterium genome:
- the atpD gene encoding F0F1 ATP synthase subunit beta codes for MSSGNVVEIIGAVVDVEFPRQSIPQVHDALIVEGDNRLTLEVQQQLGDGVVRTIALGSSEGLRRGLAVSNTGAPVSVPVGEATLGRIMDVLGEPVDEAGPIEAGTRLPIHRKAPTYADQSPAVEILETGIKVIDLIMPISKGGKIGLFGGAGVGKTVTLMELIRNIAIEHSGYSVFAGVGERTREGNDFYHEMKESEVLDKVALVYGQMNEPPGSRLRVALTGLTIAENFRDEGRDVLMFIDNIYRYTLAGTEVSALLGRMPSAVGYQPTLAEEMGVLQERITSTRTGSITSFQAVYVPADDLTDPSPATTFAHLDATLVLSRQVAELGIYPAVDPLDSTSRQLDPLIIGQEHYDVARGVQNTLQRYKELKDIIAILGMDELSEEDKQVVSRARKIQRFLSQPFFVAEVFTGTAGKYVSLKDTIRGFKGIIEGEYDQYPEQAFYMVGSIEEVAARAESL; via the coding sequence ATGAGTTCCGGAAATGTCGTTGAAATCATTGGAGCCGTCGTGGATGTGGAATTCCCGCGGCAGAGCATACCGCAGGTCCACGACGCGCTGATTGTCGAGGGCGACAACCGGCTGACGCTCGAGGTGCAGCAGCAACTGGGCGACGGCGTCGTGCGCACGATTGCGCTCGGCTCGTCGGAAGGGCTGCGCCGCGGGCTGGCGGTGAGCAACACCGGCGCGCCGGTGTCGGTGCCGGTCGGCGAGGCGACGCTCGGGCGCATCATGGATGTGCTCGGCGAGCCGGTGGACGAGGCCGGGCCGATTGAGGCCGGCACGCGCCTGCCGATACACCGCAAGGCGCCGACCTACGCCGACCAGTCGCCGGCGGTCGAGATACTCGAGACCGGCATCAAGGTCATTGACCTGATCATGCCGATTTCCAAGGGCGGCAAGATTGGCCTGTTCGGCGGCGCCGGCGTCGGCAAGACCGTCACGCTGATGGAACTGATACGCAACATCGCCATCGAGCACAGCGGCTATTCGGTGTTCGCCGGCGTCGGCGAGCGCACCCGCGAGGGCAACGACTTCTACCACGAGATGAAGGAGTCCGAGGTGCTCGACAAGGTGGCGCTGGTGTACGGCCAGATGAACGAGCCGCCCGGCAGCCGCCTGCGCGTCGCGCTGACCGGCCTGACCATCGCCGAGAACTTCCGCGACGAGGGCCGCGATGTGCTGATGTTCATCGACAACATCTACCGTTACACGCTGGCCGGCACCGAGGTTTCGGCGCTGCTCGGGCGGATGCCGTCGGCGGTCGGCTACCAGCCGACGCTGGCCGAGGAGATGGGGGTCTTGCAGGAGCGCATCACCTCGACGCGCACCGGCTCGATCACATCGTTCCAGGCGGTTTATGTGCCGGCGGACGACCTCACCGACCCGTCGCCCGCGACCACCTTCGCGCACCTCGACGCGACGCTGGTGCTGTCGCGCCAGGTCGCCGAACTCGGCATCTACCCGGCGGTGGACCCGCTCGACTCGACCAGCCGCCAACTCGACCCGCTGATCATCGGCCAGGAGCATTACGATGTCGCGCGCGGCGTGCAGAACACGCTGCAACGCTACAAGGAACTCAAGGACATCATCGCGATTCTCGGCATGGACGAGTTGTCCGAGGAAGACAAGCAGGTGGTGTCGCGCGCGCGCAAGATTCAGCGCTTTCTGTCGCAGCCGTTCTTCGTCGCCGAGGTCTTCACCGGCACCGCCGGCAAGTATGTCTCGCTGAAAGACACGATACGCGGCTTCAAGGGCATCATCGAGGGCGAGTACGACCAGTACCCGGAGCAGGCCTTCTACATGGT
- the atpG gene encoding F0F1 ATP synthase subunit gamma: protein MSGEKEIRTQIASIGNTQKITKAMEMVAASKMRRAQDRMASSRPYAERIRQAIGHVAGAQHEYRHPYLVARDEVKAVGFIVVSTDRGLCGGLNINLFKAAFGAIKEWQDQGAKVRVTVIGNKALGFFRRYAEIVSQATHLGDTPHIEQLIGPIKPMLDAYTDGETDRLFLVENRFVNTMTQKPRVSQLIPVTGVEEDAEAAGRLWDYIYEPEARAVLDTMLRRYIESQIYQAVVENVACEMAARMVAMKSASENAGELIGQLQLAYNKARQAAITQEISEIVGGAAAV from the coding sequence ATGTCGGGCGAGAAGGAAATCCGGACGCAGATTGCCAGCATCGGCAACACCCAGAAGATCACCAAGGCGATGGAAATGGTCGCCGCCAGCAAGATGCGCCGCGCGCAGGACCGCATGGCGTCGAGCCGCCCCTACGCCGAGCGCATCCGCCAGGCCATCGGCCATGTCGCCGGCGCGCAGCACGAATACCGCCACCCGTACCTGGTGGCGCGCGACGAGGTCAAGGCCGTCGGTTTCATCGTCGTCTCCACCGACCGCGGCCTGTGCGGCGGCCTCAACATCAACCTGTTCAAGGCCGCCTTCGGCGCCATCAAGGAATGGCAGGACCAGGGCGCGAAGGTGCGGGTGACGGTCATCGGCAACAAGGCGCTCGGCTTTTTCAGGCGCTACGCCGAGATTGTGTCGCAGGCGACGCACTTGGGCGACACGCCGCACATCGAGCAGTTGATCGGCCCGATCAAGCCGATGCTCGACGCCTACACCGACGGCGAGACAGACCGCCTGTTTCTGGTCGAGAACCGCTTTGTCAACACGATGACGCAGAAGCCGCGCGTGTCGCAGTTGATTCCGGTGACGGGCGTCGAGGAAGACGCCGAAGCCGCCGGGCGCCTGTGGGACTACATCTACGAGCCGGAGGCGCGCGCGGTGCTGGACACGATGCTGAGGCGCTACATTGAATCGCAAATCTACCAGGCGGTGGTCGAGAATGTCGCGTGCGAGATGGCCGCGCGCATGGTGGCGATGAAAAGCGCGTCGGAAAACGCGGGCGAATTGATCGGCCAGTTGCAACTGGCCTACAACAAGGCGCGCCAGGCCGCGATTACGCAGGAAATATCGGAAATTGTCGGAGGCGCGGCGGCGGTTTGA